One window of the Shewanella khirikhana genome contains the following:
- the mmsB gene encoding 3-hydroxyisobutyrate dehydrogenase: MANVAFIGLGNMGGPMAANLLKAGHQVKVFDLNPAAVEALKAQGAGSGDSAQDIASDADVVVSMLPAGKHVRGLYLGTDAAKGLIEVVKAGCLLIDCSTIDADSARIVAEAAAAKELEFIDAPVSGGTAGAAAGTLTFICGGTDTAFEAAKVVLGNMGANIFHAGGPGAGQVAKICNNMLLSVLMVGTSEALSLGIDHGLDPRVLSDIMKVSSGGNWTLEKYNPCPGVMDTVPSSKGYQGGFMVDLMVKDLGLSQEAALSSQSSTPMGALARSLYVSHARAGNGKRDFSSIFEHFAKGE; encoded by the coding sequence ATGGCAAACGTAGCGTTTATCGGCCTTGGTAATATGGGTGGCCCTATGGCGGCCAATTTGCTGAAAGCCGGCCATCAGGTGAAGGTATTCGATTTAAATCCCGCCGCCGTTGAGGCTTTGAAGGCTCAGGGTGCGGGCAGCGGTGATTCTGCACAGGATATCGCCAGTGACGCCGATGTGGTGGTGAGCATGTTGCCTGCCGGTAAGCATGTACGCGGCCTCTACCTGGGTACAGATGCAGCTAAAGGGTTGATTGAGGTGGTGAAAGCAGGTTGTCTCTTGATAGACTGCTCCACCATAGATGCCGACAGTGCCCGGATTGTGGCTGAGGCTGCTGCTGCCAAGGAGCTCGAGTTTATCGATGCGCCTGTTTCCGGCGGCACAGCAGGCGCGGCGGCGGGCACTCTGACCTTTATCTGCGGTGGCACCGATACCGCATTTGAGGCAGCCAAAGTCGTGCTGGGCAACATGGGCGCCAATATTTTCCACGCTGGTGGCCCTGGCGCCGGTCAGGTGGCCAAGATTTGTAATAACATGCTGCTGTCGGTATTGATGGTGGGTACCAGCGAGGCTCTGTCGCTGGGGATTGACCATGGGCTCGACCCCAGGGTGCTGTCTGACATCATGAAAGTGTCCAGCGGCGGCAACTGGACGCTGGAAAAATACAACCCTTGCCCGGGTGTGATGGACACAGTGCCATCATCCAAGGGCTATCAGGGCGGCTTTATGGTCGACCTGATGGTGAAGGATTTGGGGCTGTCCCAGGAAGCGGCGCTCAGCAGCCAGTCAAGCACCCCCATGGGCGCACTGGCACGCAGCCTGTACGTTTCCCATGCCCGCGCCGGCAACGGCAAACGGGACTTCTCAAGCATTTTTGAACACTTTGCCAAAGGCGAGTGA
- a CDS encoding SDR family oxidoreductase yields MELKDKVVVITGGAGGLGLAMAKDLAAHGAKLALIDVDQERLERACADIGDATEVQGYALDITDEEDVTAGFKYILEDFGAVHVLINNAGILRDGMLVKAKDGVISDRMSLEQFQSVINVNLTGTFLCGREAACAMIETGEGGVIVNISSLARSGNMGQTNYAASKAGVATMAVGWAKELARHNIRAAAVAPGVIATEMTAAMKPEALERLEKLVPVGRLGQAEEIASTVRFIIENDYVNGRVFEIDGGLRF; encoded by the coding sequence ATGGAATTGAAGGATAAGGTAGTGGTCATCACCGGCGGTGCCGGTGGATTGGGCCTGGCCATGGCCAAAGACTTGGCCGCTCACGGTGCCAAGCTGGCACTGATTGATGTGGATCAGGAGCGCCTCGAGCGCGCCTGCGCCGATATTGGCGATGCCACTGAGGTGCAGGGCTATGCGCTGGATATCACCGACGAAGAAGATGTGACCGCAGGCTTTAAGTACATTCTTGAAGACTTTGGCGCCGTGCATGTGCTGATCAACAACGCCGGTATTCTGCGTGACGGCATGTTGGTGAAAGCCAAAGACGGCGTAATTAGCGATCGCATGTCGCTGGAGCAGTTCCAGTCGGTGATTAACGTTAACCTCACCGGCACCTTCCTGTGCGGCCGTGAAGCGGCCTGCGCCATGATTGAAACCGGTGAGGGCGGGGTGATTGTCAATATCTCCAGCCTGGCGCGTTCCGGCAACATGGGTCAGACCAACTACGCCGCCTCCAAAGCCGGTGTGGCCACCATGGCCGTAGGCTGGGCCAAAGAGCTTGCCCGCCACAATATCCGCGCTGCGGCAGTGGCACCGGGCGTGATTGCCACCGAGATGACCGCCGCCATGAAACCCGAGGCGCTGGAGCGTCTTGAGAAGCTGGTGCCGGTTGGTCGTTTGGGGCAGGCAGAAGAAATCGCCTCCACCGTACGTTTCATCATCGAAAACGATTATGTGAACGGCCGGGTATTCGAAATCGATGGCGGCCTGCGTTTTTAA
- a CDS encoding prolyl oligopeptidase family serine peptidase: MRLSTGQRLMAFLLTWLILGCEPKQEPAAPVSAEFEPVAAQYGTWASPLLAADVYASSDELLELRAVGDLIYFSLFDGNSGTTTIRRLENDGKVTAVVPDGFDVGSRVHEYGGGDFLGIGQSLFASAKGDQLFYRFAPNQPPLALTPNGTRHGDCISYPKGSRIICVREDHRKPGTPVASLVTINLNFAGEGDTFVEGHDFISSPAINSDNSQLAWLTWENPAMPWDNTRLWLGELDRKGRLHSPKIVAGTEGNVAITQPMFGPDGRLYFIADYDDWWNLYRLGEDGKPELLLKKAADFAGPAWRLGERNYAFEVDNNIIASYIHNGEAGLIRLHLDTGAAEDIAVDFGEIKQLTGGRDGVYFIGNKVTTEKGIYRVSGRGVELVFTPELAALDPRYISRAQSISFATGDNMRAWGYFYWPRNPSFKGLVDSRPPLLVKLHGGPTAKASLAYRSDIQYWTSRGFAVLDLNYRGSSGFGRAYRQSLYGNWGKADVDDAINAARFLVNKGWVDGSRMAITGSSAGGLTVLSALAYDGTFKAGVSRAGISDLELLAGETHKFEKNYLDQLIGPIATHRDVYRHRSPIHQLDHLNKPLLLLQGLQDTVVPPNQTLDIHKALVKNRVPVALLTFADENHNHWKDGNLIKALEYELSFYGQVFGFSPADTLPALNLQNPEPVPVSP, from the coding sequence ATGAGGCTCAGTACCGGGCAGCGCCTGATGGCGTTTCTGCTGACATGGCTGATTTTGGGCTGCGAGCCGAAGCAAGAGCCGGCTGCGCCTGTCAGTGCTGAATTCGAGCCGGTTGCGGCTCAATATGGTACCTGGGCATCGCCGTTGTTGGCTGCTGACGTCTATGCCAGCTCCGATGAGCTGCTGGAACTCAGAGCCGTTGGTGACCTCATTTATTTCTCCCTGTTTGACGGCAACAGCGGCACCACCACCATTCGGCGGCTGGAAAACGATGGTAAGGTCACCGCGGTAGTGCCCGATGGCTTTGATGTGGGCAGTCGGGTACACGAATACGGTGGCGGCGATTTTCTTGGCATTGGCCAGAGCCTGTTTGCGTCTGCCAAGGGCGATCAACTCTTTTACCGCTTCGCCCCCAATCAGCCACCCCTGGCACTTACCCCCAATGGCACCCGCCATGGCGACTGTATTTCCTACCCCAAGGGGTCGCGCATTATTTGTGTGCGCGAAGATCACCGCAAGCCCGGCACCCCGGTGGCGAGTTTGGTCACCATTAACCTGAACTTTGCCGGAGAAGGCGACACCTTCGTTGAGGGCCATGATTTTATCAGCTCGCCAGCCATCAACAGCGATAACAGTCAGTTGGCCTGGCTTACCTGGGAAAACCCGGCCATGCCATGGGACAACACCCGCCTGTGGCTTGGTGAGCTTGACCGCAAAGGGCGGCTGCACAGCCCCAAAATTGTCGCTGGAACTGAGGGCAACGTAGCCATTACCCAGCCGATGTTCGGCCCCGATGGCCGTTTGTATTTTATTGCCGACTATGACGACTGGTGGAACCTTTACCGCTTGGGAGAGGATGGCAAGCCTGAGCTGCTGCTGAAAAAGGCGGCGGACTTTGCCGGACCTGCCTGGCGTCTCGGTGAGCGCAATTACGCCTTTGAAGTCGACAATAACATCATTGCAAGCTACATCCACAATGGTGAGGCGGGGCTTATCCGCTTGCACCTGGATACCGGCGCCGCCGAAGACATTGCGGTGGACTTCGGTGAAATCAAACAGCTGACCGGTGGCCGTGACGGCGTGTATTTCATTGGCAACAAGGTCACCACTGAGAAGGGCATCTACCGGGTCAGTGGCCGCGGCGTGGAGCTGGTATTTACACCGGAGCTGGCCGCCCTCGATCCAAGGTACATTTCACGGGCGCAAAGCATCAGCTTTGCCACCGGCGACAATATGCGTGCCTGGGGCTACTTTTACTGGCCACGTAATCCATCATTTAAAGGGCTGGTAGACTCACGTCCGCCGCTGTTGGTGAAGCTGCACGGCGGCCCCACTGCCAAGGCGAGCCTTGCTTATCGCAGCGATATTCAATACTGGACCAGCCGCGGCTTTGCGGTGCTGGATTTGAATTACCGCGGCAGCAGTGGCTTTGGCCGCGCTTACCGCCAATCCTTGTATGGAAACTGGGGCAAGGCCGATGTGGACGATGCCATCAATGCCGCCCGCTTTTTGGTGAATAAAGGCTGGGTCGATGGCAGCCGGATGGCAATTACCGGCTCCAGCGCCGGCGGCCTGACCGTGCTTTCGGCACTCGCCTACGACGGCACCTTCAAGGCCGGGGTGAGCCGCGCGGGCATAAGCGATTTGGAGCTGCTTGCCGGAGAAACCCACAAGTTTGAGAAAAACTACCTTGATCAACTGATTGGGCCAATTGCGACCCACAGAGATGTGTACCGTCACCGCTCGCCTATTCATCAGCTCGATCATCTGAACAAGCCATTGCTGCTGTTGCAGGGGCTGCAGGATACTGTGGTGCCGCCCAATCAGACCCTGGACATTCACAAGGCGCTGGTGAAAAACCGGGTGCCGGTGGCGCTTTTGACCTTTGCCGATGAAAACCACAATCATTGGAAAGATGGTAACCTTATCAAGGCATTGGAGTACGAGCTCAGCTTCTATGGCCAGGTATTTGGTTTCAGCCCGGCCGACACCTTACCGGCACTCAATCTGCAAAACCCAGAACCTGTGCCCGTCAGCCCTTAA
- a CDS encoding MerR family DNA-binding protein: MKIGDVARVTGLSVKSIRYYHDIGLVTANRGDNGYRVYDKATLESLRFVHQCREMGFSIDECRSLLALQQNPARAAGEVKALAEVHLSTLADKIRRMQALHKQLGELVSQCQGGEQSNCPILASLATDT; encoded by the coding sequence ATGAAAATTGGCGACGTGGCCCGCGTCACAGGGCTAAGCGTAAAAAGCATTCGCTATTACCACGATATCGGGCTGGTAACGGCCAACCGTGGTGACAACGGCTATCGGGTGTATGACAAGGCCACGCTGGAGAGCCTGCGCTTTGTGCATCAGTGCCGTGAAATGGGGTTCTCCATTGATGAATGTCGCAGCCTGCTGGCACTGCAGCAAAATCCGGCACGGGCCGCCGGCGAAGTGAAAGCGCTGGCGGAAGTACACCTGAGCACGCTGGCGGACAAAATCCGCCGTATGCAGGCGCTTCATAAACAGCTTGGTGAACTGGTTTCGCAGTGCCAGGGCGGCGAGCAAAGCAACTGCCCTATTCTGGCCTCACTTGCCACCGACACCTGA
- a CDS encoding heavy metal translocating P-type ATPase: MAFDADKVAAGEPSAAAAITHTALRFSVPSMSCASCVAKIEAALRSAGGEGRVDLSRKVVRVKGLSADAALAALSGVGYPGELLTAQPKPASDDGQHFRTRLWQAAVGLGLGVPLMLWGLFGGEMMVNDATRLGWGLVGLITGVAMLLTGAHFYQGLWRSLKAKSATMDTLIALGTGTAWLYSMALVLLPQAFPEGSRHVYFEASVMILGLINLGHALEARARGKTSEALDKLLGLKTDEALRLENGTERWVRVEEIARNDLIRVRPGDRIALDGKVIEGESLIDESMLSGEPLPVAKTAGESVFAGTVNGNGSLVIEVTAEADDSRLSKIIALVEEAQTSKLPIGRLTDAISAVFVPVVVAIAIVAALIWYFVGPAPALSHAMVVLTTVLIIACPCALGLATPMSIMVGVGRAASMGILVKNGEALERASKVTTVVLDKTGTLTLGKPAVRKMLWLQGDEEDTRHAIASLERQSSHPLSEALAALSDVPSLAVSEFQNLPGEGLMGKVTATDGSHGWHIGNPRLMARLGLASELETLEPELDSLAKEALTPVLVAKNHKLVAILGVGDPLRADAKTAMARLKAQGKRLVLLSGDNRHTAEAVGREVGIDEVIAGVMPDEKHQHVARLKAAGEVVAMVGDGINDAPALAEADVGIAMGTGTDVAIESASLTLLSPRLEALADAFALSRATLGNIRQNLFGAFIYNVLGIPVAAGVLYPAFGVLLSPVLAGAAMAASSLTVVTNANRLKRKPLKD; the protein is encoded by the coding sequence ATGGCCTTTGATGCCGATAAGGTGGCAGCCGGGGAGCCTTCGGCTGCGGCTGCAATCACTCACACGGCACTGCGCTTCAGCGTGCCTTCCATGAGCTGCGCCAGTTGTGTGGCCAAGATTGAAGCGGCGCTGCGCTCAGCCGGCGGTGAGGGCCGGGTCGATTTGTCCCGTAAAGTGGTGCGGGTAAAAGGCTTATCCGCCGATGCAGCGCTGGCGGCGCTGAGCGGTGTTGGTTATCCCGGCGAGCTCCTCACCGCACAGCCGAAGCCCGCCAGCGACGATGGACAGCATTTTCGAACCAGACTGTGGCAGGCGGCCGTGGGGCTGGGGCTCGGGGTGCCCTTAATGCTATGGGGACTTTTTGGCGGCGAGATGATGGTGAACGATGCTACCCGCCTTGGCTGGGGACTGGTGGGGCTGATAACAGGTGTTGCTATGCTGCTGACCGGTGCTCACTTCTACCAAGGACTTTGGCGCTCATTAAAGGCCAAAAGTGCCACCATGGACACCCTCATAGCTTTGGGGACTGGCACAGCCTGGCTCTATTCCATGGCCCTGGTGCTGCTGCCACAGGCGTTTCCCGAAGGCAGTCGCCATGTGTATTTCGAAGCGAGCGTGATGATTTTGGGTTTAATAAACCTTGGCCATGCGCTGGAGGCGCGGGCGAGGGGCAAAACCAGCGAGGCGCTGGATAAACTGCTTGGGCTTAAAACTGATGAGGCGCTGCGGCTTGAAAACGGCACTGAGCGCTGGGTCAGGGTGGAAGAGATTGCCCGCAACGACCTGATTCGGGTACGGCCGGGCGACAGGATTGCCCTCGATGGCAAGGTTATCGAAGGTGAGTCGCTGATTGATGAGTCCATGCTATCCGGTGAGCCGCTGCCGGTGGCCAAAACCGCAGGGGAAAGTGTGTTTGCCGGGACGGTAAATGGCAACGGCAGTCTGGTTATTGAAGTGACCGCCGAGGCCGATGACAGTCGATTGTCGAAAATCATCGCGCTGGTGGAAGAGGCGCAAACCTCGAAACTGCCCATAGGCCGGCTTACTGATGCTATTTCGGCGGTATTTGTGCCTGTGGTGGTGGCCATTGCTATTGTTGCCGCGCTGATCTGGTACTTTGTTGGCCCCGCGCCCGCATTGTCACATGCCATGGTGGTGCTCACCACTGTGCTGATTATTGCCTGCCCCTGTGCCCTTGGGCTTGCCACGCCCATGTCGATTATGGTCGGGGTAGGGCGCGCCGCCTCCATGGGGATTTTGGTTAAAAACGGTGAAGCACTTGAGCGGGCCAGCAAGGTCACCACAGTGGTGCTGGATAAAACAGGCACCCTGACGCTGGGTAAACCTGCGGTGCGAAAGATGCTCTGGCTTCAAGGTGATGAAGAGGATACCCGGCATGCAATAGCAAGCCTTGAGCGCCAGAGCAGCCATCCGCTGTCGGAGGCGCTTGCGGCCCTGTCGGATGTGCCTTCGCTTGCGGTGAGCGAATTTCAAAACCTGCCCGGCGAAGGCCTTATGGGTAAGGTCACCGCCACAGATGGCAGCCATGGGTGGCATATCGGTAATCCACGTCTGATGGCGCGCCTTGGCCTGGCATCAGAACTTGAAACGCTTGAGCCGGAACTTGATTCCCTGGCCAAAGAGGCGCTCACCCCTGTGCTGGTGGCTAAAAATCACAAGCTTGTGGCCATACTCGGTGTGGGCGACCCACTCAGAGCCGATGCCAAAACCGCAATGGCGCGCCTTAAAGCCCAGGGCAAGCGCTTGGTGTTGCTGTCAGGGGATAACCGGCACACTGCCGAGGCGGTTGGCCGCGAGGTGGGTATCGATGAAGTGATTGCCGGGGTGATGCCAGATGAAAAGCATCAGCATGTTGCCCGTCTTAAGGCGGCTGGCGAAGTGGTGGCCATGGTGGGGGATGGCATTAATGATGCCCCGGCGCTGGCCGAAGCCGATGTGGGGATTGCCATGGGCACGGGAACCGATGTCGCCATTGAGAGCGCGTCTCTGACCTTGCTGTCACCCAGGCTCGAGGCCCTTGCCGATGCCTTTGCCCTGTCGCGCGCTACCCTTGGCAATATTCGCCAGAACCTCTTTGGTGCCTTTATTTACAATGTGCTGGGCATTCCGGTGGCGGCGGGCGTGCTTTATCCGGCGTTTGGGGTGCTGTTAAGCCCGGTTCTGGCCGGGGCGGCGATGGCGGCCTCATCGCTGACTGTGGTGACCAATGCCAACCGGCTTAAAAGAAAGCCGCTAAAGGATTAA
- a CDS encoding Vat family streptogramin A O-acetyltransferase: MTTTSATEPQTAVTQGHGPSPDNPFPMEGFPQVCFIKNTISNPNIQVGEYSYYDDPEDSANFERNVLYHFPFIGDKLIIGKFCAIARGVKFIMNGANHPMAGVSTYPFFIFGNGWEQAAPEPGELPFKGDTDIGNDVWIGYDALIMPGVKVGNGAIIASRAVVTSDVPAYAIVGGNPAKIVKMRFDEQAIARLEAIAWWHWPVEKISAHLLDIKNGDITALEKAALEKAAGQ, encoded by the coding sequence ATGACAACAACGTCGGCCACCGAGCCGCAAACCGCGGTAACACAGGGCCATGGCCCCAGCCCCGATAACCCGTTTCCGATGGAAGGCTTTCCGCAGGTGTGCTTTATCAAAAACACCATCAGCAATCCCAATATTCAGGTGGGCGAATACAGCTATTATGACGACCCCGAGGACAGTGCCAACTTTGAGCGCAACGTGCTGTATCACTTCCCCTTTATTGGCGACAAACTGATTATTGGTAAATTCTGCGCCATCGCCCGTGGGGTCAAGTTCATTATGAATGGCGCCAATCACCCCATGGCTGGCGTGAGTACCTACCCGTTTTTCATTTTCGGCAACGGCTGGGAGCAAGCAGCGCCTGAGCCGGGGGAGTTGCCCTTTAAAGGCGATACCGACATAGGCAACGATGTGTGGATTGGTTATGACGCCCTGATTATGCCCGGAGTAAAAGTGGGCAATGGCGCCATTATCGCAAGCCGCGCTGTGGTCACATCAGATGTGCCCGCCTACGCCATTGTCGGCGGCAATCCCGCCAAAATCGTAAAGATGCGCTTTGATGAACAGGCCATTGCCCGGCTTGAAGCCATCGCCTGGTGGCACTGGCCGGTTGAGAAAATCAGCGCCCATCTGCTGGATATTAAAAACGGTGACATCACTGCACTCGAGAAAGCTGCTCTCGAGAAAGCCGCCGGGCAATAA
- a CDS encoding GNAT family N-acetyltransferase: MIRLEKMTASTRPLAEALEVAPEQLRFVGTMEEILAIAGGAIVPVLVWHQTDTATTDTSEATNGEHLVGFFLLDKEYSLEHAFAEASDLGFRAFLIDVRHQGKGLARAVMQALPQFIQTRYPQFHRLVLTVNLKNIPARDLYLKNGFIDSESHYLGGSAGPQHILYLPLG; the protein is encoded by the coding sequence ATGATCCGGCTGGAAAAGATGACTGCATCCACTCGCCCCCTCGCCGAAGCGCTGGAAGTGGCCCCGGAGCAATTGCGCTTTGTGGGCACCATGGAGGAAATCCTCGCCATCGCCGGTGGCGCCATAGTGCCTGTGCTGGTGTGGCATCAAACTGACACTGCCACGACGGACACATCCGAGGCCACAAACGGCGAGCACCTGGTGGGCTTTTTTCTGCTGGATAAGGAATACAGCCTGGAGCATGCCTTTGCCGAGGCCAGCGATTTAGGTTTCAGGGCATTTCTGATTGATGTGCGCCACCAGGGTAAAGGCCTTGCCAGAGCGGTGATGCAGGCTCTGCCGCAGTTTATTCAGACGCGCTATCCGCAGTTCCACCGCCTGGTATTAACCGTCAATCTTAAAAATATCCCGGCGCGGGATCTTTATCTTAAAAATGGCTTTATCGACAGCGAAAGCCATTATCTGGGCGGCAGCGCCGGGCCACAGCACATTCTTTATTTGCCGCTGGGTTAA
- a CDS encoding ABC-F family ATPase produces the protein MITTANITMQFGAKPLFENISVKFGDGNRYGLIGANGCGKSTFMKILAGELEPSGGNVHLDPNERLGKLNQDQFAYEEFSVIDTVIMGHKELWAVKQERDRIYSLPEMSEEDGIKVAELEMEFAEMDGYTAESRAGELLLGVGIPLEQHFGPMSEVAPGWKLRVLLAQALFSDPDVLLLDEPTNNLDIDTIRWLQDMLNQRNSTMIIISHDRYFLNSVCTHMADLDYGELRVYPGNYDEYMTAASQARERLLADNAKKKAQIAELQTFVSRFSANASKAKQATSRAKQIEKIKLDEVKASSRVNPYIRFEQEKKLFRNALVVENLTKGFDGEPLFKNFNLIAEVGERIAILGENGAGKTTMVRTLIHELPQDEGTIHWSENASIGYYAQDHASDFENDLNVFDWMSQWKKEGDDEQAVRGILGRMLFGADDIKKSVKVLSGGEQGRMLFGKMIMQKPNILVMDEPTNHLDMESIESLNNALEMYEGTLFFVSHDRAFVSSLANRIIEITPNGVTDFKGTYDEFLRSKGIEN, from the coding sequence GTGATCACAACCGCCAATATCACCATGCAGTTCGGCGCCAAGCCACTGTTTGAAAACATCTCCGTCAAGTTCGGTGACGGCAACCGCTACGGCCTTATCGGTGCCAATGGTTGCGGTAAATCCACCTTTATGAAGATCCTCGCCGGTGAGCTTGAGCCGTCCGGCGGTAACGTTCATCTGGATCCCAACGAGCGTCTGGGTAAGCTGAATCAGGATCAGTTCGCCTACGAAGAGTTCAGCGTAATCGATACCGTTATCATGGGCCACAAAGAACTGTGGGCCGTGAAGCAGGAACGTGACCGTATCTATTCTTTGCCTGAAATGAGTGAAGAAGACGGCATCAAGGTGGCCGAGCTTGAGATGGAGTTCGCGGAAATGGACGGTTACACCGCCGAAAGCCGCGCCGGTGAACTGCTGTTGGGCGTGGGTATTCCACTTGAGCAACACTTCGGTCCCATGAGCGAAGTCGCGCCCGGCTGGAAACTGCGTGTGCTGCTGGCGCAGGCACTGTTTTCCGATCCGGACGTGCTGCTGCTCGACGAACCAACCAACAACCTGGACATCGACACCATCCGTTGGTTGCAGGACATGCTGAACCAGCGTAACAGCACCATGATCATCATCTCGCACGACCGTTACTTCCTGAACTCTGTGTGTACTCACATGGCGGATCTGGACTACGGTGAGCTGCGGGTGTATCCGGGCAACTACGATGAATATATGACGGCTGCGTCTCAGGCCCGTGAGCGTCTGCTGGCCGACAACGCCAAGAAGAAGGCCCAAATTGCTGAGCTGCAGACCTTCGTGTCGCGCTTCTCGGCCAACGCCTCCAAAGCCAAGCAGGCCACTTCCCGCGCCAAGCAGATTGAGAAAATCAAGCTGGACGAAGTGAAAGCCTCAAGCCGCGTTAACCCCTACATCCGTTTCGAGCAGGAAAAGAAACTGTTCCGTAACGCGCTGGTGGTTGAGAACCTGACCAAGGGTTTCGATGGCGAGCCGCTGTTTAAAAACTTCAACCTGATTGCCGAAGTGGGTGAGCGCATTGCTATCCTGGGTGAGAACGGTGCCGGTAAAACCACCATGGTACGTACCCTCATCCATGAACTGCCACAGGATGAAGGCACTATCCACTGGTCTGAAAATGCCTCTATCGGTTACTACGCCCAGGATCACGCCAGTGACTTTGAAAACGATTTGAACGTATTTGACTGGATGAGCCAATGGAAGAAAGAAGGCGACGACGAGCAGGCCGTTCGCGGTATTCTGGGTCGTATGCTGTTTGGCGCCGACGACATCAAGAAATCAGTCAAGGTGCTGTCCGGTGGTGAGCAGGGTCGTATGTTGTTTGGCAAAATGATCATGCAAAAGCCCAACATCCTGGTGATGGACGAACCCACCAACCACCTGGACATGGAATCCATTGAATCGCTGAACAACGCGCTGGAAATGTACGAAGGCACCCTGTTCTTCGTATCGCACGACCGCGCCTTCGTAAGCTCGCTGGCCAACCGTATTATCGAGATCACCCCAAATGGCGTGACCGATTTCAAAGGCACCTACGATGAGTTCCTGCGCAGCAAAGGTATCGAAAACTAA
- a CDS encoding VOC family protein: MAKNPVSWFEIYVNDIGRARAFYEAVFGVSLEQIPIPDENGFEMWFFPSEMSQYGASGALVHMPGFDAGGNSTLVYFACDDCAVEESRVVGAGGQVQRAKMSIGEYGFISLAIDTEGNMIGMHSLK; this comes from the coding sequence ATGGCGAAAAATCCCGTTTCCTGGTTTGAAATCTATGTGAATGACATTGGCAGGGCCCGCGCATTCTACGAGGCCGTGTTTGGCGTCAGCCTCGAGCAAATCCCCATTCCCGATGAAAATGGTTTTGAAATGTGGTTCTTTCCGTCTGAAATGAGCCAGTACGGCGCCAGTGGTGCACTGGTGCACATGCCGGGATTCGACGCGGGCGGCAACAGTACCCTGGTGTATTTTGCCTGTGACGACTGCGCCGTGGAGGAGTCGCGGGTAGTGGGGGCTGGCGGCCAGGTGCAGCGCGCCAAGATGTCCATCGGCGAATATGGCTTTATCTCCCTTGCCATCGATACCGAGGGCAACATGATAGGCATGCACTCGCTCAAGTAA
- a CDS encoding NAD(P)H-dependent oxidoreductase produces the protein MDQEATHPVLVLFAHPGQTGSEVCLPMYRVACDTPGVTCVDLYAEYPTFNIDIQAEQQRLLKHKVLIFLFPLFWYSTPSLLKEWQDLVLEYNFAYGARGDKLHGKPFFCAISAGGSEASYSPDGYNHFGLRTLLSPLEQTASLTGMAYLPPFAIFGARSALEEGRLEPHLERWRRLLEKLVAGALPDEQAAAAGLLNGWEALS, from the coding sequence ATGGATCAAGAAGCCACCCATCCGGTGCTGGTGCTGTTTGCCCATCCGGGCCAGACAGGCTCGGAAGTCTGCCTGCCGATGTACCGCGTTGCCTGCGATACCCCAGGTGTCACCTGCGTGGATTTATACGCTGAGTATCCCACCTTCAATATCGATATTCAGGCCGAGCAGCAGCGGCTGCTTAAGCATAAGGTACTGATTTTTCTGTTTCCGCTGTTTTGGTATTCCACCCCATCGCTGCTCAAGGAGTGGCAGGATCTGGTGCTGGAATACAATTTTGCCTATGGCGCCAGGGGCGACAAACTGCACGGCAAACCATTTTTTTGTGCCATCAGTGCCGGTGGCAGCGAAGCATCCTACAGTCCGGATGGTTATAACCATTTTGGTCTCAGAACCTTGCTGTCACCCCTTGAGCAAACCGCCTCGCTCACCGGCATGGCTTATCTGCCGCCGTTTGCGATATTTGGCGCCCGTTCGGCGCTGGAGGAAGGCCGGCTCGAGCCCCACCTGGAGCGCTGGCGCCGGTTGCTTGAAAAACTGGTGGCAGGGGCGCTGCCGGATGAGCAAGCCGCAGCCGCGGGGCTGCTCAATGGCTGGGAGGCTTTGTCATGA